A genomic region of Arachis stenosperma cultivar V10309 chromosome 9, arast.V10309.gnm1.PFL2, whole genome shotgun sequence contains the following coding sequences:
- the LOC130949902 gene encoding uncharacterized protein LOC130949902 has translation MEKRDESNKAQFDALGAQLANLTNMLSKMGSLNAITLRSGTILEEIPLRVLEDIYEEEVVVETPHEEGEVDKRHEEEGVNLKEPKRKAIVDESIPIPFPSMVKKAKKTPEFDLNMLQVIKKVEVTIPLLDAIQQIPKYAKFLKDLCTHKDRIGELETLSLGSSISSLMKPIPKKFGDPGPCLVSCCIGGHTFHDCMCDLGACVSIMPLSTFVRLNLAPLKKLAARFALADKSVITVTGIAEDVLVAIKDLVFSVDFSIFEMPPTKNRSSSSVLLGRPFLKTSKFKLDAFTGTYSFEVGDKTIKFNLEEAMKHPPEEYSVLRCDVTDEVVAKMQEEDHNKLFYHIVEEADDQEGEHEKVVENELRQLDEKEPQLEAKSELKPLLSHLKYAFLEDNQKFPVIIASKLSSEEENLLDVLKKYKKAIGWSLADIMRIDPCKCMHRIFLQEGARPVRQPQRRLNPTILDVVKKEVTRLLDVGIIYPISDSEWVSPVQVVSKKSGITAVKKDDGEVVTKRVQNAWRVCINYRRLNAATRKDHYPLPFIDQMLDRLADKSHYYFLDGFTGYFQIHIAPEDQEKTTFTCPFGTFSYKRMPFGLCNAPANF, from the exons ATGGAGAAACGAGATGAGAGCAACAAGGCTCAATTTGATGCCTTGGGCGCTCAATTGGCTAACCTCACCAACATGCTTTCGAAGATG GGCAGTCTCAACGCCATCACTCTACGGTCGGGAACTATATTGGAGGAGATACCTCTAAGGGTCTTGGAGGACATTTatgaggaagaagtggttgttGAAACTCCACATGAAGAGGGAGAGGTAGACAAAAGGCATGAGGAAGAAGGAGTAAACCTCAAGGAACCCAAGAGGAAAGCTATTGTGGATGAGTCCATCCCTATTCCATTCCCTTCCATGGtgaagaaagcaaagaagacaccagAATTTGATTTGAACATGCTTCAAGTGATCAAGAAGGTTGAGGTAACCATACCACTTCTTGATGCTATTCAACAAATTCCAAAGTAtgcaaaatttttgaaagactTGTGTACACACAAGGATAGGATAGGAGAATTAGAGACATTATCCTTGGGAAGTTCAATTTCTTCCTTGATGAAACCTATTCCAAAGAAATTTGGTGACCCTGGGCCTTGTTTGGTGTCTTGTTGTATTGGTGGACACACTTTTCATGATTGtatgtgtgaccttggagcttGTGTAAGCATCATGCCACTTTCTACCTTTGTGCGGTTGAATTTAGCTCCATTAAAGAAGTTGGCGGCGAGGTTTGCCTTAGCCGATAAAAGTGTGATCACGGTAACAGGAATAGCCGAAGATGTACTTGTGGCGATCAAGGATTTGGTCTTTTCGGTTGACTTTTCCATTTTTGAAATGCCTCCAACAAAAAATAGAAGCTCATCCTCCGTTctacttggtagacccttccttAAGACCTCTAAATTCAAGTTAGATGCCTTCACCGGCACATATTCCTTTGAGGTTGGAGACAAGACTATCAAGTTCAATTTAGAAGAAGCCATGAAGCATCCTCCCGAAGAGTATTCTGTTCTCCGATGTGATGTAACTGATGAAGTGGTAGCGAAAATGCAAGAAGAAGACCATAACAAGTTGTTCTACCATATTGTTGAAGAGGCGGATGACCAAGAGGGTGAACATGAGAAAGTTGTTGAGAATGAACTCCGTCAGCTTGACGAAAAGGAACCTCAGCTTGAGGCCAAGAGTGAATTGAAGCCTCTTCTATCTCATTTAAAGTATGCTTTCTTAGAGGACAACCAAAAGTTTCCGGTCATTATTGCTAGTAAGCTTTCTAGTGAAGAAGAAAATCTCCTAGATGTTCTCAAAAAATACAAGAAGGCAATTGGTTGGAGCCTAGCCGATATTATGAGGATTGACCCTTGCAAGTGCATGCATCGTATATTTCTCCAAGAGGGAGCTAGGCCGGTTAGGCAACCGCAAAGGAGGCTCAACCCAACCATCCTCGATGTGGTAAAGAAGGAGGTCACTAGGCTACTTGATGTGGGTATCATATACCCGATTTCTGACAGTGAGTGGGTGAGCCCGGTCCAGGTTGTTTCCAAGAAATCAGGCATCACTGCGGTTAAAAAGGATGATGGTGAAGTGGTCACCAAGAGAGTACAAAATGCATGGCGAGTGTGCATCAATTATAGAAGGTTGAATGCCGCTACAAGGAAGGACCACTACCCTTTGCCCTTTATCGATCAGATGTTGGACCGTTTGGCGGATAAATCCCATTACTACTTTCTTGATGGATTCACTGGTTACTTCCAGATTCACATTGCTcctgaagatcaggaaaagaccACATTCACTTGCCCTTTTGGCACCTTTTCCTAcaaaaggatgccatttggactaTGTAATGCACCTGCTAATTTTTAG